A single genomic interval of Acetomicrobium sp. S15 = DSM 107314 harbors:
- a CDS encoding endonuclease has product MELGIDPGRAKVGFAFVEGESLLGSGVVPKALFGDFVRIVAAQSWGSLTSWLLEGDAGSLEGRRIDVIVIGGGTGAEDVRAELERAGFSVAMVEEAFSTLEARSLYWKLHPPRGWRRIIPLSLLVPPRDLDDLAAWILVLRFRASSWR; this is encoded by the coding sequence GTGGAGTTGGGCATCGACCCTGGTCGAGCCAAGGTGGGGTTTGCCTTTGTGGAAGGGGAAAGCCTTTTAGGTTCAGGCGTCGTGCCAAAGGCTCTCTTTGGCGATTTTGTGCGGATCGTTGCGGCGCAGTCTTGGGGATCGCTCACTTCCTGGCTTTTGGAGGGAGATGCGGGCTCCTTGGAGGGGCGCCGCATTGATGTTATAGTTATAGGAGGAGGAACTGGAGCGGAGGATGTGAGGGCGGAATTAGAAAGAGCGGGATTTAGCGTGGCCATGGTCGAAGAGGCGTTTTCGACGCTCGAGGCCCGCTCTCTGTATTGGAAGCTTCACCCGCCCAGGGGATGGCGCAGGATCATACCGCTTTCACTTCTCGTTCCGCCTCGGGATTTGGACGACTTAGCTGCGTGGATTCTGGTTTTGCGATTCCGTGCTTCTTCGTGGAGGTAA
- a CDS encoding lysophospholipid acyltransferase family protein yields the protein MSKPRKSLAQNLIWWSLLLLARFFRFLPHGVSLSLGSAVATAVWSLSGRRVREAEARCARALRVDPSEARRIVRLSYVNLGRSLAEALRFPVIKGKIGEIVEAHGLENLDRALALGKGVILLTGHLGNWELAAAYLGIKGYPMKVVGAEQRDDRLTDMLVELRKGVGVTTIGKGFDLRGAIGCLRRGEILGVLLDQDAKEKGIVAPFLGLPASTPYGPVKLAQRMGSPIVPLFIVRRDSVRRHDLYVLPPLEVTADVKASVTRCNDVISEWIARFPEGWLWLYPRWASTVKGD from the coding sequence TTGAGCAAACCACGAAAGTCCTTAGCGCAAAACCTCATATGGTGGTCGCTGTTACTCTTGGCGCGCTTCTTCAGGTTCCTGCCTCACGGTGTCTCTTTGTCTTTGGGGTCTGCCGTAGCCACAGCGGTGTGGTCTTTGAGCGGGCGCAGGGTGAGGGAAGCGGAAGCGCGATGCGCCAGAGCCCTAAGGGTAGACCCGTCGGAGGCCCGAAGAATCGTGCGCCTTTCTTATGTAAACTTGGGGCGCAGCCTTGCGGAGGCGCTGCGCTTCCCCGTAATTAAAGGTAAAATAGGGGAAATTGTGGAAGCGCACGGCCTCGAGAATCTGGATCGCGCCCTCGCGCTCGGGAAAGGGGTCATACTCCTCACGGGGCACTTGGGCAACTGGGAGCTCGCCGCCGCCTATTTAGGCATAAAAGGTTATCCTATGAAGGTGGTAGGGGCCGAGCAGCGCGACGATCGCCTCACCGATATGCTCGTTGAGCTGAGGAAAGGCGTCGGCGTAACGACTATAGGTAAGGGCTTCGACTTAAGAGGCGCGATAGGATGCCTGAGGCGCGGTGAGATCTTGGGCGTATTGCTTGACCAGGATGCCAAGGAAAAGGGAATTGTGGCGCCGTTTTTAGGGCTGCCCGCGAGCACCCCTTACGGTCCCGTGAAGCTCGCTCAGAGGATGGGTTCGCCCATAGTGCCGCTTTTCATCGTGCGCCGCGACTCTGTGCGCCGACACGACCTTTACGTACTCCCTCCGCTCGAGGTCACCGCAGACGTGAAAGCCTCGGTGACGCGGTGCAATGATGTCATAAGCGAGTGGATAGCACGATTTCCCGAAGGTTGGCTTTGGCTTTATCCGCGTTGGGCTTCCACCGTGAAAGGGGACTAG
- a CDS encoding aspartate/glutamate racemase family protein has protein sequence MSKGDKVLGVLGGMGPAATAEFLRLLTILAPAAKDQDHPVVIVLSNPKIPDRTEAILGRGEDPTPYLKEGLLRLVEWGADLLAVPCNTAHYFIDHFLAEIPVPLIHIVHSTVEKARLTSPEGAWLVATDGTRASGIYETYAAKVGYPLFLPEAEVQSEIQLLIKLVKANKMAEAAEKMRRAAEKLWEKKPLPLMTACTETPLAYDAAGLPQEKMVSSLASLAEATLSVIYS, from the coding sequence ATGTCAAAAGGAGATAAAGTTTTAGGCGTGCTCGGCGGCATGGGTCCGGCAGCCACGGCGGAATTTTTGAGGTTGCTTACGATACTCGCCCCGGCCGCTAAAGACCAAGACCATCCGGTCGTCATCGTGCTTTCCAACCCCAAGATACCGGACCGGACGGAAGCCATACTCGGCAGGGGTGAAGACCCGACCCCATATCTAAAGGAGGGATTGCTCCGCCTGGTCGAGTGGGGGGCAGACCTTCTGGCAGTGCCGTGCAACACGGCCCACTATTTCATAGACCACTTCCTCGCCGAGATCCCCGTGCCCCTCATCCACATCGTCCACTCTACCGTCGAAAAGGCACGCCTAACGTCGCCGGAGGGGGCGTGGCTCGTGGCCACCGACGGAACGCGCGCTTCGGGCATCTACGAAACCTACGCCGCAAAGGTGGGATATCCGCTCTTTTTGCCCGAAGCCGAGGTGCAATCGGAGATCCAGCTCCTGATAAAGCTGGTCAAGGCTAATAAAATGGCCGAGGCGGCGGAGAAGATGCGCCGCGCGGCGGAGAAGCTGTGGGAGAAAAAGCCGCTGCCGCTCATGACCGCCTGCACCGAGACTCCCCTCGCTTACGACGCGGCCGGGCTGCCCCAAGAGAAGATGGTTTCGAGCCTCGCGTCTCTGGCCGAAGCGACACTTTCTGTCATCTATTCCTGA
- the pseB gene encoding UDP-N-acetylglucosamine 4,6-dehydratase (inverting) produces MALTAKTILLTGGTGSFGKKFTEMALKEHNPKAVRIFSRGEFLQMEMRKRFNGDPRLRFFIGDVRDKDRLYRAANGVDIIVHAAALKQVPTCEYNPIEAVKTNIDGASNIIDAAIDNGVEKVLAISTDKAVCPVNLYGATKLVAEKLFVHGNAYTGGKKTRFSVVRYGNVVGSRGSVIPLFLEQRRTGKLTITDDRMTRFWITLDQGVRFVINSIERMKGGEIFIPKIPSMKIVDLAKCIAPEAELEVVGIRPGEKLHECLLTEEESRHAVEYDDSFVIEPEHPFWDKNNSKGSKPVPEGFAYTSDNNSWWLSPQELTNMIKELE; encoded by the coding sequence GTGGCTCTTACCGCAAAGACCATTCTTTTAACCGGGGGCACCGGCTCTTTCGGAAAGAAGTTCACCGAAATGGCCTTAAAAGAGCATAACCCCAAGGCGGTTCGGATATTTTCCAGGGGAGAATTTCTCCAGATGGAGATGCGCAAGCGCTTTAATGGAGATCCGCGCCTTCGCTTCTTTATAGGAGACGTGCGCGACAAAGACCGCTTGTATCGAGCAGCAAACGGCGTGGATATCATCGTCCACGCCGCGGCATTGAAGCAAGTGCCAACGTGCGAGTATAACCCCATCGAGGCCGTTAAAACCAACATAGATGGCGCCTCTAACATAATCGACGCCGCCATAGACAACGGCGTCGAAAAGGTACTCGCCATAAGCACAGACAAGGCGGTTTGCCCTGTCAACCTTTATGGCGCTACAAAGCTCGTGGCAGAAAAGCTATTCGTTCACGGCAACGCGTATACTGGCGGCAAAAAGACGCGCTTTTCCGTCGTAAGATACGGCAACGTGGTGGGAAGCAGGGGAAGCGTCATTCCGCTATTTTTAGAACAAAGGCGCACAGGCAAACTCACGATAACCGACGATCGGATGACCAGGTTTTGGATAACCTTAGACCAAGGCGTGCGCTTCGTGATAAATTCTATAGAAAGGATGAAGGGCGGGGAAATCTTTATACCAAAAATACCCAGCATGAAGATAGTGGACCTCGCAAAGTGCATCGCCCCCGAAGCAGAGCTTGAGGTAGTTGGCATAAGGCCGGGGGAGAAGCTGCACGAATGCCTCTTAACGGAAGAAGAGTCGCGCCACGCCGTGGAATACGACGACAGTTTCGTAATAGAGCCTGAGCACCCCTTTTGGGACAAAAATAACTCTAAAGGGAGCAAGCCTGTTCCTGAAGGCTTCGCCTACACCAGCGACAACAACTCCTGGTGGCTTTCGCCCCAGGAGCTTACAAACATGATAAAAGAGTTAGAATAA
- a CDS encoding chemotaxis protein CheX translates to MRLDAATITALVNSFGEALVSVSQSLGVSVTIDKANVKPGVNAPGSRLAASVGFVTSNVQGTVAVMINEDSFSQYVTAMSGGMLKPDVNDPVALSVIGEFANMVGGHATMKVSSERIDLTPPQLFVGHEIKAVSFQGESVKSFTVPFRVEGNGMVFLVLAIHE, encoded by the coding sequence ATGAGATTGGATGCTGCTACAATAACTGCACTGGTAAACAGCTTTGGCGAAGCTTTGGTTTCCGTAAGCCAAAGCTTGGGGGTCTCGGTTACGATAGACAAGGCCAACGTTAAACCGGGCGTTAACGCGCCGGGTAGCCGCCTTGCGGCCTCTGTGGGGTTCGTGACCTCGAATGTTCAGGGCACGGTGGCCGTCATGATCAACGAGGATAGCTTCAGCCAATACGTGACGGCCATGTCCGGAGGGATGCTCAAGCCGGACGTAAACGACCCCGTTGCTCTGAGCGTCATAGGGGAATTTGCCAACATGGTGGGCGGACACGCAACCATGAAGGTCAGCTCCGAGAGGATTGACCTCACCCCTCCGCAGCTTTTCGTGGGCCATGAGATAAAAGCCGTCTCGTTTCAGGGTGAGTCGGTGAAATCGTTCACGGTTCCCTTTAGGGTGGAGGGCAACGGGATGGTGTTTTTGGTGTTGGCTATCCATGAATGA